One window of Amaranthus tricolor cultivar Red isolate AtriRed21 chromosome 11, ASM2621246v1, whole genome shotgun sequence genomic DNA carries:
- the LOC130826762 gene encoding uncharacterized protein LOC130826762, translating to MYSNNGVGMLGLEIPLHQSTQPQNPQHQQMIALTQQQYEQHHQTQLSMKQPTNNLSYNNQNNPNPYHKPKTQITQLTNSDEDEPNSTNDQDQNISMERKRKGSNNISPWQRMKWTDNMVRLLIMAVYYIGDEAGNEIGSEKKKPGLGSGGLLQKKGKWKSVSKAMMEKGFYVSPQQCEDKFNDLNKRYKRVNDILGKGTSCKVVENQNLLESMDLNPKLKEEVRKLLNSKHLFFREMCAYHNSCSHGSANPSSIPNHQQNHQKQESCSHSAAIPAASIEPEKVELGLHNHDDEDEEDDDDEHEDDEFDDDEDQDELVEGNPRKRARISYEFQELNGEIMEILQSRSKTSMEKKQWMMIQLVKFEEKGLKLQFEALKLEKERLKWIRFSSKKEREMEKMKIENERKRLENERMMLLLKQKEIELVDENHLQHQHQHQHQHQPQHQHQHQQYPPTN from the coding sequence ATGTACTCAAATAATGGAGTTGGAATGCTTGGGTTAGAAATCCCCTTACACCAATCTACACAACCTCAAAATCCTCAACACCAACAAATGATTGCTTTAACCCAACAACAATATGAACAACACCACCAAACTCAACTTTCAATGAAACAACCCACCAACAATTTATCATACAATAACCAAAACAATCCAAACCCATATCataaacccaaaacccaaatAACCCAATTGACAAATagtgatgaagatgaaccaaaTTCTACAAATGATCAGGATCAAAACATCTCCATGGAAAGGAAGAGAAAAGGAAGCAATAACATTTCTCCATGGCAAAGGATGAAATGGACTGATAACATGGTAAGGTTATTGATCATGGCGGTTTATTATATAGGAGATGAAGCTGGGAATGAGATTGGATCCGAGAAGAAGAAACCGGGTTTGGGTTCGGGTGGGTTGTTACAGAAGAAAGGAAAATGGAAATCAGTGTCAAAAGCAATGATGGAGAAAGGGTTTTATGTATCTCCACAACAATGTGAAGATAAATTCAATGATTTGAATAAAAGATATAAAAGGGTTAATGATATTTTAGGTAAAGGAACTTCTTGTAAAGTTGTAGAGAATCAGAATTTGCTTGAATCCATGGATTTAAACCCTAAATTGAAAGAAGAAGTAAGAAAATTGCTGAATTCTAAGCATTTATTTTTTAGGGAAATGTGTGCTTATCATAATAGTTGTAGCCATGGATCTGCAAATCCTTCTTCAATTCCAAATCATCAACAAAATCACCAGAAACAAGAATCTTGTTCGCATTCAGCGGCGATTCCAGCGGCTTCAATTGAGCCAGAAAAAGTCGAATTAGGGTTACATAATCATGACGATGAAGACGAagaagacgacgatgatgagcATGAAGATGATGAATTCGATGACGATGAAGATCAAGACGAATTAGTAGAAGGTAATCCAAGAAAACGAGCAAGAATTTCATATGAATTTCAAGAATTGAATGGGGAAATAATGGAGATTTTACAAAGTAGGAGTAAAACTTCAATGGAGAAGAAACAATGGATGATGATACAATTAgtaaaatttgaagaaaaaggGTTGAAATTACAATTTGAAGCGTTAAAATTGGAAAAAGAAAGATTGAAATGGATTAGATTTAGTAgtaaaaaagaaagagaaatggagaagatgaagattgaaaatgaaagaaaaagacTTGAAAATGAAAGAATGATGCTTTTGCTTAAACAAAAGGAGATCGAGTTGGTTGATGAAAACCACCTTCAACACCAACACCAACACCAACACCAACACCAACCCCAACACCAACACCAACACCAACAATATCCCCCAACAAACTAA
- the LOC130826761 gene encoding pyruvate kinase 1, cytosolic-like: MPSTNLLLEEPIRMSSILEPSKSTFFNAMTKIIGTLGPRSESVDVISALLKAGMSVARFDFSWGDVDTHRHTLENLKAAVKDSKKLCAVMLDTVGPELQVVNKTGKEITLKENEMVTLTPDLEQDATSDVLPINFSGLAKAVKKGDMIFMGKYLFTGSETTSVWLEVSEVKGDNVICVINNSATLDGTLFTLHASQVPIDMPTLSEKDKEIISSWGVQNKIDFLSLSYTRHAEDVRQVRELLSGLGELSQTQIFAKIENVEGLTHFDEILQEADGIILSRGNLGIDLPPEKVFLFQKAALHKCNMVGKPAVVTRVVDSMTNNLRPTRAEATDVANAVLDGSDAILLGAETYRGLYPVDTVRTVDRICFEAEKVFNQDSYFKKAVKYVGEPMSHLESIGSSAVRAALKVKASVIICFTSSGRAARLLAKYRPPMPILSIVIPRLKTNQLKWSFSGAFEARQSLIVRGLFPMLADPRHAAESTSATNESVLNVALDHGKSLGIIKPHDRIVVVQKVGDASVVKIIELED; the protein is encoded by the exons ATGCCTTCTACGAATCTCCTCCTCGAAGAACCAATTCGCATGTCTTCCATCCTTGAACCGTCTAAATCT ACTTTTTTTAATGCAATGACTAAGATCATTGGAACTCTCGGTCCTCGTTCTGAATCTGTTGATGTTATTTCCGCTTTGCTTAAAGCTGGAATGTCAG TGGCtagatttgatttttcatgGGGAGACGTTGATACTCATCGCCATACACTTGAGAATTTAAAGGCGGCTGTCAAAGATAGCAAGAAACTCTGCGCT GTCATGCTAGACACAGTTGGGCCTGAGTTGCAAGTCGTTAATAAAACAGGGAAAGAGATTACTCTCAAGGAAAATGAGATGGTTACTCTTACACCTGATCTAGAACAAGATGCCACATCAGATGTATTGCCTATCAATTTCAGCGGTCTTGCAAAG GCTGTGAAGAAGGGGGACATGATATTCATGGGTAAATACCTATTCACTGGAAGTGAAACTACATCTGTGTGGCTGGAG GTATCTGAGGTCAAAGGAGACAATGTCATCTGTGTGATCAACAATTCCGCAACTTTGGATGGGACTCTATTCACTTTGCATGCCTCTCAAGTTCCTATTGATATGCCCACATTGTCAGAGAAGGACAAGGAG ATTATAAGCTCTtggggtgttcaaaacaaaaTCGACTTCCTTTCACTGTCATATACTCGTCATGCAGAAGATGTTCGCCAA GTACGTGAACTGCTTTCAGGCTTAGGTGAACTTAGTCAAACCCAGATATTTGCAAAGATTGAGAATGTAGAG GGTTTGACCCATTTTGATGAAATATTACAAGAAGCTGATGGCATCATTCTTTCCCGTGGAAACTTGGGCATAGATCTCCCTCCCGAGAAG GTTTTCTTGTTTCAAAAAGCTGCTTTACACAAATGCAACATGGTTGGTAAGCCTGCTGTTGTTACTCGTGTTGTTGATAGCATGACCAATAACCTCAGACCAACCCGTGCTGAGGCTACTGATGTGGCTAATGCTGTACTTGACG GAAGTGATGCAATTCTTCTTGGAGCTGAGACTTACCGGGGTTTATATCCTGTTGATACTGTTAGAACTGTTGATAGAATTTGTTTTGAG GCTGAGAAGGTGTTCAATCAAGATTCATACTTCAAAAAGGCTGTGAAGTATGTGGGAGAGCCGATGTCTCATCTGGAATCAATTGGTTCTTCTGCG GTGCGTGCTGCATTGAAGGTGAAAGCCTCTGTTATCATCTGTTTCACGTCCTCAGGGAGAGCTGCAAG GTTGCTTGCTAAATACAGGCCACCAATGCCAATTCTGTCCATTGTGATCCCTCGCCTTAAGACTAATCAATTAAAATGGAGTTTTAGTGGTGCCTTTGAG GCGAGACAGTCATTGATAGTTCGAGGCCTCTTTCCTATGCTTGCTGATCCTAGACATGCT GCCGAGTCAACAAGCGCAACAAATGAATCTGTCTTAAATGTTGCACTAGATCATGGGAAGTCATTGGGAATCATTAAACCACATGACCGCATTGTTGTTGTCCAAAAGGTCGGTGATGCTTCCGTGGTCAAGATCATCGAGTTGGAAGATTAG